One Lysobacter enzymogenes DNA segment encodes these proteins:
- the mscL gene encoding large-conductance mechanosensitive channel protein MscL, which produces MGMISEFKEFIARGNVVDLAVGVVIGAAFGKIVTALVDGIVMPAIGYITGGVSVSDWKYVLKPSQLDAAGKEVAAEVAIKYGAFLQTAIDFILIAFVIFIVLKAYNKVRKPAEAAPAATPEDVLLLREIRDSLKK; this is translated from the coding sequence ATGGGCATGATCAGCGAGTTCAAAGAGTTCATTGCGCGCGGCAACGTGGTCGACCTGGCGGTCGGTGTGGTCATCGGCGCGGCGTTCGGCAAGATCGTCACCGCCCTGGTCGACGGCATCGTGATGCCGGCCATCGGCTACATCACCGGCGGGGTCAGCGTCAGCGACTGGAAATACGTGCTCAAGCCCTCCCAGCTCGACGCGGCCGGCAAGGAAGTGGCCGCCGAAGTGGCGATCAAGTACGGCGCCTTCCTGCAGACCGCGATCGACTTCATCCTGATCGCGTTCGTGATCTTCATCGTCCTCAAGGCGTACAACAAGGTGCGCAAGCCGGCCGAGGCGGCGCCGGCGGCGACGCCGGAAGACGTGCTGCTGCTGCGCGAGATCCGCGATTCGCTGAAGAAGTAA
- a CDS encoding M20/M25/M40 family metallo-hydrolase: MAAVLFTGSILAGDAAAAQRETRIPQAAVDAAGELRERALASDLGFKITESLTTEVGPRLAGSEADARAVAWAQAKFRELGFDKVWTEPVTFPKWQRRSEHAEVLGASAQPLRLTALGGSPGGTVEGEVVRFADLAALEAAPAGSLAGKIAFVDYVMQRAKDGAGYGPGGRVRGRGPSAAIRAGAAGFLMRSAGTDSHRMPHTGITRFDEGLTPVPSAALSAPDADQLARLTARGATRVRVALDCGWDGQATSYNVIGEIRGKGKPDEVVIIGGHLDSWDQGTGAIDDAAGVGLTMAAAKLIGQSKLRPARTVRVIAFANEEQGLYGGKAYADKHAADVRKHQIGAESDFGAGRIYAYSSSAPDYAQAADKQIADALAPLGIEHTPGKGGPGPDIGPFAAKGLAWARLAQDGSDYFDYHHTPDDTLDKIDPKALAQNVAAYAVFAYLAASADGDFGSAPKQVSPPEE; this comes from the coding sequence ATGGCTGCCGTGTTGTTCACGGGTTCGATCCTGGCCGGCGATGCCGCCGCCGCACAGCGCGAAACGCGCATTCCCCAGGCCGCGGTCGATGCCGCCGGCGAACTGCGCGAGCGCGCGCTGGCCAGCGACCTGGGCTTCAAGATCACCGAATCGCTGACCACCGAAGTCGGCCCGCGCCTGGCCGGCAGCGAGGCCGATGCGCGCGCGGTGGCGTGGGCGCAGGCCAAGTTCCGCGAGCTGGGCTTCGACAAGGTCTGGACCGAGCCGGTGACGTTCCCGAAATGGCAGCGCCGCAGCGAACATGCCGAAGTGCTCGGCGCCAGCGCCCAGCCGCTGCGCCTGACCGCGCTCGGCGGCAGCCCGGGCGGCACGGTCGAGGGCGAGGTCGTGCGCTTCGCCGACCTGGCCGCGCTGGAAGCGGCGCCGGCCGGCTCGCTGGCCGGCAAGATCGCCTTCGTCGACTACGTCATGCAGCGCGCCAAGGACGGCGCCGGCTACGGCCCGGGCGGCCGCGTGCGCGGCCGCGGCCCGTCGGCGGCGATCCGCGCCGGCGCGGCCGGCTTCCTGATGCGTTCGGCCGGCACCGACTCGCACCGCATGCCGCATACCGGCATCACCCGTTTCGACGAAGGCCTGACCCCGGTCCCGTCGGCGGCGCTGTCGGCGCCCGACGCCGACCAGCTCGCGCGCCTGACCGCGCGCGGCGCCACCCGCGTGCGCGTGGCCCTGGATTGCGGCTGGGACGGACAGGCCACCTCGTACAACGTCATCGGCGAGATCCGCGGCAAGGGCAAGCCCGACGAAGTGGTGATCATCGGCGGCCACCTGGATTCCTGGGACCAGGGCACCGGCGCGATCGACGACGCCGCCGGCGTCGGCCTGACCATGGCCGCGGCCAAGCTGATCGGCCAGAGCAAGCTGCGTCCGGCGCGCACCGTGCGGGTGATCGCCTTCGCCAACGAAGAGCAGGGCTTGTACGGCGGCAAGGCTTACGCGGACAAGCACGCGGCCGACGTGCGCAAGCATCAGATCGGCGCGGAGAGCGACTTCGGCGCCGGCCGCATCTATGCCTATTCCAGCTCGGCGCCGGACTACGCCCAGGCCGCCGACAAGCAGATCGCCGATGCGCTGGCGCCGCTGGGCATCGAGCACACGCCCGGCAAGGGCGGCCCGGGCCCGGACATCGGCCCGTTCGCGGCCAAGGGCCTGGCCTGGGCGCGGCTGGCGCAGGACGGCAGCGACTACTTCGATTACCACCACACGCCCGACGACACCCTCGACAAGATCGATCCCAAGGCGCTGGCGCAGAACGTCGCCGCGTACGCGGTGTTCGCCTACCTGGCGGCTTCGGCCGACGGCGACTTCGGCAGCGCGCCGAAGCAGGTGTCGCCGCCGGAGGAGTGA
- a CDS encoding DUF6053 domain-containing protein: MGGPSGPMLLFQIAAD, translated from the coding sequence GTGGGAGGGCCTTCAGGCCCGATGCTTTTGTTTCAGATCGCCGCGGACTGA
- a CDS encoding GNAT family N-acetyltransferase: MNPDPATLPPPQGEGFVRRPWRRDDLDSLLVHADDAQVSRALSDRFPYPYTREDGERFLEGQVIDLEHPVFAIEVDGRAVGGIGAHPGRGERGHGAEFGYWLGQRLWGAGLMTRVVAAFAPWAMQRLQLYRLCAMVLDDNPASARVLLKNGFEEEGVQRCAVYKHGHVHDLRVFAKARRSLQDAT, translated from the coding sequence ATGAACCCCGATCCCGCCACCCTCCCGCCGCCGCAGGGCGAGGGATTCGTGCGGCGTCCCTGGCGCCGCGACGACCTCGACAGCCTGCTCGTCCACGCCGACGACGCCCAGGTCTCGCGCGCGCTCAGCGACCGTTTCCCGTACCCGTACACGCGCGAGGACGGCGAGCGTTTTCTCGAAGGCCAGGTCATCGATCTCGAGCATCCGGTGTTCGCCATCGAAGTCGACGGCCGCGCGGTCGGCGGCATCGGCGCGCACCCCGGACGCGGCGAACGCGGCCACGGCGCCGAATTCGGTTACTGGCTCGGGCAGCGCTTGTGGGGCGCGGGGCTGATGACCCGGGTGGTCGCGGCGTTCGCGCCGTGGGCGATGCAGCGGCTGCAGCTGTACCGGCTGTGCGCGATGGTGCTCGACGACAACCCGGCCTCGGCGCGGGTGCTGTTGAAGAACGGTTTCGAAGAAGAGGGCGTGCAGCGTTGCGCCGTGTACAAGCACGGGCACGTGCACGACCTGCGTGTGTTCGCGAAGGCGAGAAGGAGCCTGCAAGATGCGACGTGA
- a CDS encoding Imm10 family immunity protein produces the protein MRTYPIEEIHSGEDDGCLWVSLGFASEHRPLDVLHIVCALRPDAQDRALGMAAIYLERDDQSRGGYAGADRIHAGEQAVALELNDHGRRSLEFDAALRLTWTDAQAGKREALAILARMSGYECGRVVECEPAAGASRTSTGTGTGTGTGTTTA, from the coding sequence ATGCGGACCTACCCGATCGAAGAAATCCACAGCGGCGAAGACGACGGCTGCCTGTGGGTGAGCCTGGGGTTCGCGTCCGAACACCGGCCGCTGGACGTGCTGCACATCGTCTGCGCGCTGCGGCCCGACGCCCAGGACCGCGCCTTGGGCATGGCCGCGATCTACCTGGAACGCGACGACCAGAGCCGCGGCGGCTACGCCGGCGCCGACCGCATCCATGCCGGCGAACAGGCGGTCGCGCTCGAGCTCAACGACCACGGCCGCCGCAGCCTGGAATTCGATGCCGCGCTGCGGCTGACCTGGACGGACGCGCAGGCCGGCAAGCGCGAGGCCCTGGCGATCCTGGCGCGCATGAGCGGATACGAGTGCGGGCGCGTGGTCGAGTGCGAGCCGGCGGCGGGCGCATCCCGCACCAGCACAGGCACAGGCACAGGCACAGGCACAGGCACCACCACAGCCTGA
- a CDS encoding peptidyl-tRNA hydrolase — MKMYILVRDDVPLGFAMVAVAHASLAAYLKFRDAPETAQWLDGPFFKAVCKANAREFENAKAVEDHVVLTESALDGREVAIAFKPREEWPKMFKFLRLYKDA, encoded by the coding sequence ATGAAGATGTACATCCTCGTCCGCGACGACGTGCCGCTGGGCTTCGCCATGGTCGCCGTCGCCCATGCCTCGCTGGCCGCCTACCTCAAGTTCCGCGACGCGCCGGAAACCGCGCAATGGCTCGACGGCCCGTTCTTCAAGGCGGTGTGCAAGGCCAATGCCCGCGAGTTCGAGAACGCCAAGGCGGTCGAGGACCATGTCGTGCTGACCGAATCGGCGTTGGACGGGCGCGAGGTCGCGATCGCGTTCAAACCGCGCGAGGAGTGGCCGAAGATGTTCAAGTTCCTGCGCCTGTACAAGGACGCCTGA
- a CDS encoding efflux RND transporter permease subunit, whose product MMLSDVSIRRPVFATVMSLLLIVLGIMAFSRLTLRELPAIDPPIVSVDVTYPGASAAVVETRITQVLEDALAGIEGIETIESRSVNGRASVSIEFTLQRDIEAAANDVRDAVSRVMDRMPDEADPPEVEKVESDSDPVLWLNMSSKKMDTLQLSDYADRYVVDRLSSVDGVAQVRIGGQQRYAMRIWLDQDALAARDITVNEVENALRSENVELPAGRIESQSRDFTLRVARSYQKPADFAQIPLKKGADGYVVRLGDVARIELQSAERRAYYRSNGEPNIGLGIVKTSTANSLDVARAVRAEADKIRPTLPEGTDIFVAFDTTVFIESAVERVYHTLVEAVVLVLIVIWLFLGSFRAALIPAVTVPVCLIAAFIPLYAFGFSINLLTLLALVLCIGLVVDDAIVVLENIQRRADLGEPALVAAARGTKQVAFAVIATTAVLVAVFLPVGFMEGNTGRLFRELSVALAGAVALSAFVALTLTPMMSSKFVRPHSQEKSNPVNRWINARLDALSNGYRGLLDRTVERPWLFGALLLAALALSFGLFKLVPSELAPQEDRGSFQISIQGPEGAGFDYTVKQVQAVEKIVAAHTGPDQTIQRYNPRVPGGFGASEEMHTGRIAVFLQDWKQREKSTAQVADSLRAELGALPSVRALPQVGGGLVRTRGQPIQIVLGGPEYAELAQWRDRILARIEQNKGLFSADSDYKETRPQMRVEIDRQRAADLGVSVTDIGHALETLMGSRRVTTFVQNGEEYDVMVQADRDLRASPADLAAIQVRARDGGLVPLSNLVTLKELAEAGSLNRFNRLRAITVSAGVAPGYTVGEAIAWLNQVVAEELPEHAQIDWKGESREYQKAGGAVLMTFTLALLVVYLVLAAQFESFIHPFVIMLTVPLGVLGALLGLWMTGGTLNLFSQIGIVMLVGLAAKNGILIVEFANQLRDEGRSIHQAIVESSAVRLRPILMTSIATVVGAVPLVLAGGPGSASRATIGIVVIFGVSFSTLLSLFIVPAFYVLLARFTKSPEAVAQELERLEQDTPQAGGHA is encoded by the coding sequence ATGATGCTGTCCGACGTCTCCATCCGCCGGCCGGTGTTCGCCACGGTCATGAGCCTGCTGCTGATCGTGCTCGGGATCATGGCGTTCTCGCGCCTGACCCTGCGCGAGCTGCCGGCGATCGACCCGCCGATCGTCTCGGTCGACGTGACCTATCCCGGCGCCTCGGCGGCGGTGGTGGAAACCCGCATCACCCAGGTGCTGGAAGACGCGCTCGCCGGCATCGAGGGCATCGAGACCATCGAATCGCGCAGCGTCAACGGCCGCGCCTCGGTCAGCATCGAGTTCACCCTGCAGCGCGACATCGAAGCCGCCGCCAACGACGTGCGCGACGCGGTCAGCCGGGTCATGGACCGCATGCCCGACGAGGCCGATCCGCCGGAAGTCGAGAAGGTCGAGAGCGACTCCGACCCGGTGCTGTGGCTCAACATGAGCTCGAAGAAGATGGACACCCTGCAGCTGTCGGATTACGCCGACCGCTACGTGGTGGACCGGCTGTCCTCGGTCGACGGCGTCGCCCAGGTCCGCATCGGCGGCCAGCAGCGCTACGCCATGCGCATCTGGCTGGACCAGGACGCGCTGGCCGCGCGCGACATCACCGTCAACGAAGTCGAGAACGCGCTGCGCTCGGAGAACGTCGAGCTGCCGGCCGGGCGGATCGAATCGCAATCGCGCGACTTCACCCTGCGGGTCGCGCGCAGCTACCAGAAGCCCGCCGACTTCGCCCAGATCCCGCTGAAGAAGGGCGCCGACGGCTACGTGGTGCGGCTCGGCGACGTGGCCAGGATCGAGCTGCAGTCGGCCGAGCGCCGCGCTTACTACCGCAGCAACGGCGAGCCGAACATCGGCCTGGGCATCGTCAAGACGTCCACCGCCAACAGCCTCGACGTCGCCCGCGCGGTGCGCGCGGAGGCCGACAAGATCCGCCCGACCCTGCCCGAAGGCACCGACATCTTCGTCGCCTTCGACACCACCGTGTTCATCGAATCGGCGGTGGAGCGGGTCTATCACACCCTGGTCGAGGCCGTGGTCCTGGTGCTGATCGTGATCTGGCTGTTCCTCGGCAGCTTCCGCGCCGCGCTGATCCCGGCGGTGACGGTGCCGGTGTGCCTGATCGCCGCGTTCATTCCGCTGTACGCGTTCGGCTTCTCGATCAATCTGCTGACCCTGCTGGCGCTGGTGCTGTGCATCGGCCTGGTCGTGGACGACGCGATCGTGGTGCTGGAGAACATCCAGCGCCGCGCCGACCTCGGCGAACCGGCGCTGGTCGCGGCCGCGCGCGGCACCAAGCAGGTCGCGTTCGCGGTGATCGCCACCACCGCGGTGCTGGTGGCGGTGTTCCTGCCGGTCGGTTTCATGGAAGGCAATACCGGACGGCTGTTCCGCGAACTGTCGGTGGCGCTGGCCGGCGCGGTCGCGCTGTCGGCGTTCGTGGCGCTGACCCTGACGCCGATGATGTCGTCCAAGTTCGTGCGCCCGCACAGCCAGGAAAAATCCAATCCGGTCAATCGCTGGATCAATGCGCGCCTGGATGCGCTGTCCAACGGCTATCGCGGCCTGCTCGACCGCACGGTCGAGCGGCCGTGGCTGTTCGGCGCGCTGCTGCTGGCGGCGCTGGCGCTGAGCTTCGGCCTGTTCAAGCTGGTGCCGTCGGAACTGGCGCCGCAGGAGGACCGCGGCTCGTTCCAGATCTCGATCCAGGGCCCGGAAGGCGCCGGCTTCGACTACACCGTCAAGCAGGTGCAGGCAGTCGAGAAGATCGTCGCCGCGCATACCGGCCCGGACCAGACCATCCAGCGCTACAACCCGCGCGTGCCCGGCGGCTTCGGCGCCAGCGAGGAGATGCACACCGGCCGCATCGCGGTGTTCCTGCAGGACTGGAAGCAGCGCGAGAAGAGCACCGCGCAGGTCGCCGACAGCCTGCGCGCGGAGCTCGGCGCGCTGCCGAGCGTGCGCGCGCTGCCGCAGGTCGGCGGCGGCCTGGTGCGCACCCGCGGCCAGCCGATCCAGATCGTGCTCGGCGGCCCCGAGTACGCCGAACTGGCGCAGTGGCGCGACCGCATCCTGGCCCGGATCGAGCAGAACAAGGGCCTGTTCTCGGCCGACTCGGACTACAAGGAAACCCGGCCGCAGATGCGGGTCGAGATCGACCGCCAGCGCGCCGCCGACCTCGGCGTCAGCGTCACCGACATCGGCCACGCGCTGGAGACCCTGATGGGCTCGCGCCGGGTCACCACCTTCGTCCAGAACGGCGAGGAATACGACGTGATGGTGCAGGCCGACCGCGACCTGCGCGCCTCGCCGGCCGACCTCGCCGCGATCCAGGTGCGCGCGCGCGACGGCGGCCTGGTGCCGCTGTCCAATCTGGTCACGCTGAAGGAACTGGCCGAAGCCGGCAGCCTCAACCGCTTCAACCGCCTGCGCGCGATCACCGTCAGCGCCGGGGTCGCCCCGGGCTATACCGTCGGCGAGGCGATCGCGTGGTTGAACCAGGTCGTCGCCGAGGAACTGCCCGAACACGCCCAGATCGACTGGAAGGGCGAATCGCGCGAATACCAGAAGGCCGGCGGCGCGGTGCTGATGACCTTCACCCTGGCGCTGCTGGTGGTGTACCTGGTGCTGGCCGCGCAGTTCGAAAGCTTCATCCACCCGTTCGTGATCATGCTGACCGTGCCGCTGGGCGTGCTCGGCGCCTTGCTCGGGCTGTGGATGACCGGCGGCACGCTGAACCTGTTCAGCCAGATCGGCATCGTCATGCTGGTCGGGCTGGCGGCGAAGAACGGCATCCTCATCGTCGAATTCGCCAACCAGCTGCGCGACGAAGGCCGCAGCATCCACCAGGCCATCGTCGAATCCTCGGCGGTGCGCCTGCGGCCGATCCTGATGACCTCGATCGCGACCGTGGTCGGCGCGGTGCCGCTGGTGCTGGCCGGCGGTCCCGGCTCGGCCAGCCGCGCGACCATCGGTATCGTGGTGATCTTCGGCGTGTCGTTCTCGACCCTGCTGTCGCTGTTCATCGTGCCGGCGTTCTATGTGCTGCTGGCGCGGTTCACCAAATCGCCCGAAGCGGTGGCGCAGGAACTCGAGCGGCTGGAGCAGGACACTCCGCAAGCCGGCGGCCACGCGTAA